In Actinomycetes bacterium, a single genomic region encodes these proteins:
- a CDS encoding sulfotransferase, translating into MSSDRPVFVVGCPRSGTTLLSLMIHAHPRLAMPPETRFLTRLWRKRATFGDLTTRKQRRRLARSCTRGSRLAHLGLDRVTTRRAILAAPATLGSAFGTVFAEFARTQGKARWGDKRPLYYQEVDVLLRLFPDAQIVHCVRDPRATVASLKRMPWWPFDSIGAMATWSHAECCLRRNRRRLPADAYHVVRYESLVADPRRELTDLCEFLEEDFDDAMLEPARVRHVVPESKTWHANLGSDVSTARVEAWRSQLEPWEIGLIELVLRRKMARWGYRPSGAGRVPGPVRLGRYVAAALARHVSTRRRWAEEDRDAARSTQPVAARLTTRQQELARRP; encoded by the coding sequence GTGAGCAGCGACCGCCCGGTCTTCGTGGTCGGGTGCCCCCGGTCGGGCACCACGCTGCTCTCGCTGATGATCCACGCGCACCCGCGGCTGGCGATGCCGCCCGAGACCCGGTTCCTCACCCGCCTGTGGCGCAAGCGGGCGACCTTCGGTGACCTGACGACGCGCAAGCAGCGCCGCCGGCTGGCGCGGTCCTGCACCCGCGGGTCCCGGCTGGCCCACCTCGGTCTGGACCGGGTGACCACCCGGCGGGCGATCCTGGCCGCGCCGGCGACGCTGGGATCGGCCTTCGGCACGGTCTTCGCCGAGTTCGCCCGCACCCAGGGCAAGGCGCGGTGGGGCGACAAGCGCCCCCTCTACTACCAGGAGGTCGACGTCCTCCTGCGGCTCTTCCCGGACGCGCAGATCGTGCACTGCGTCCGCGACCCGCGGGCCACCGTCGCCTCGCTCAAGCGGATGCCGTGGTGGCCCTTCGACAGCATCGGCGCGATGGCCACCTGGTCGCACGCCGAGTGCTGCCTGCGACGCAACCGCCGCCGGCTGCCGGCCGACGCCTACCACGTCGTCCGCTACGAGTCGCTCGTCGCCGACCCGCGCCGTGAGCTCACCGACCTGTGCGAGTTCCTCGAGGAGGACTTCGACGACGCCATGCTCGAGCCGGCCCGGGTCCGCCACGTCGTGCCCGAGTCGAAGACGTGGCACGCCAACCTGGGCTCCGACGTGTCGACGGCGCGGGTCGAGGCGTGGCGCTCCCAGCTCGAGCCGTGGGAGATCGGCCTGATCGAGCTGGTCCTGCGTCGCAAGATGGCCCGGTGGGGCTACCGGCCCAGCGGTGCCGGCCGCGTCCCCGGCCCGGTGCGCCTCGGCAGGTACGTCGCAGCGGCCCTCGCCCGGCACGTCTCGACACGGCGGCGCTGGGCCGAGGAGGACCGGGACGCGGCCCGGTCCACCCAGCCGGTCGCGGCCCGGCTCACGACGAGGCAGCAGGAGCTGGCGCGCCGGCCGTGA
- a CDS encoding sulfotransferase family 2 domain-containing protein, whose protein sequence is MALHFLHVGKTGGSALKYALRDAGWPDTPYGPLVEHPHRRRWTELPPREHVFFFVRDPVDRFLSGFTARQRRGAPRYHFRWTDAEAEAFARFSSAQELAVSLESPDPETAHAAQRAMRRIRHLRSQSWTVGGPADLRPRLDRVVYIGRQETLDADWQNLQRILQVPDYIELPRDPVTANRTGDWSSDQIDDTARAALRRYYDKDYRLLDLCEDVRRRRGWVQGRGLLGRLRANLR, encoded by the coding sequence GTGGCACTCCACTTCCTGCACGTCGGCAAGACCGGAGGGTCGGCGCTCAAGTACGCCCTGCGGGACGCCGGCTGGCCCGACACCCCGTACGGCCCGCTGGTGGAGCACCCCCACCGTCGTCGGTGGACCGAGCTGCCGCCGCGGGAGCACGTGTTCTTCTTCGTCCGCGACCCGGTGGACCGCTTCCTCAGCGGCTTCACGGCTCGTCAGCGGCGCGGTGCGCCGCGCTACCACTTCCGCTGGACGGACGCGGAGGCCGAGGCGTTCGCCCGGTTCTCCTCGGCGCAGGAGCTGGCCGTGTCGCTGGAGTCACCTGACCCGGAGACGGCTCACGCTGCCCAGCGTGCGATGCGCCGGATCCGGCACCTGCGGTCCCAGTCATGGACCGTGGGTGGCCCGGCCGACCTGCGTCCCCGGCTCGACCGGGTCGTGTACATCGGCCGGCAGGAGACGCTGGACGCCGACTGGCAGAACCTCCAGCGGATCCTCCAGGTGCCGGACTACATCGAGCTGCCGCGCGACCCGGTGACCGCGAACCGCACCGGGGACTGGTCCAGCGACCAGATCGACGACACAGCCCGCGCGGCACTGCGTCGCTACTACGACAAGGACTACCGGCTGCTCGACCTGTGCGAGGACGTCCGCCGCCGGCGTGGCTGGGTCCAGGGCCGCGGCCTGCTCGGGCGGCTCCGGGCGAACCTACGATGA
- a CDS encoding ABC transporter permease: MRTGEAFRVALDALRANRLRSALTMLGVVIGVAAVVILVALGAGAKQEVEQQVEGLGSNIIIVVPGKFEFGSAPSVSRLTLDDVETLGRVVGDRDRVAVSVASGETVGVGRRTAFVTVNGVNENVPNVFDRRLARGEYITASDVDTRRRVAVLGSSVVTKVFGDVDPLGRQVTIAGVRFRVIGVFEKVGSTFGVDRDSEVHIPVTAAQRLFGVDRIDALAVKAPTADRVEELRPQLVSALKETYQGEEFSAVTQTQILGTIGRILSLLTLVLAAIAAISLLVGGVGVSNIMLVSVRERTREIGLRKALGARQRDILLQFLIEAVLLCVVGGLIGIGLGVGASLLVSSVSPLPAVIAWWSPVLAFGVSAAVGIFFGVAPARRAGRLDPVVALRTE, translated from the coding sequence GTGAGGACCGGCGAGGCGTTCCGGGTCGCGCTGGACGCGTTGCGCGCCAACCGGCTGCGCAGCGCGCTGACCATGCTGGGCGTCGTCATCGGCGTCGCCGCGGTGGTGATCCTGGTGGCGCTCGGCGCCGGCGCCAAGCAGGAGGTCGAGCAGCAGGTCGAGGGCCTCGGCTCCAACATCATCATCGTGGTGCCGGGCAAGTTCGAGTTCGGCTCCGCGCCGTCGGTGAGCCGGCTGACCCTCGACGACGTCGAGACGCTCGGCCGGGTCGTCGGGGACCGCGACCGGGTCGCGGTGTCGGTCGCGTCGGGCGAGACGGTCGGGGTCGGGCGACGTACGGCCTTCGTCACCGTCAACGGCGTCAACGAGAACGTGCCCAACGTCTTCGACCGGCGGCTGGCCCGCGGCGAGTACATCACCGCCTCCGACGTCGACACCCGCCGCCGCGTCGCCGTGCTCGGCAGCTCGGTCGTGACCAAGGTGTTCGGCGACGTGGACCCGCTGGGCCGCCAGGTGACGATCGCCGGGGTGCGGTTCCGGGTCATCGGCGTCTTCGAGAAGGTCGGGTCGACCTTCGGGGTCGACCGCGACTCCGAGGTGCACATCCCGGTGACCGCCGCGCAACGGCTCTTCGGCGTGGACCGGATCGACGCCCTCGCCGTGAAGGCCCCGACAGCTGACCGGGTCGAGGAGCTGAGGCCGCAGCTGGTGTCGGCGCTGAAGGAGACCTACCAGGGCGAGGAGTTCTCGGCGGTCACGCAGACCCAGATCCTCGGCACCATCGGGCGCATCCTCAGCCTGCTCACCCTCGTGCTCGCCGCCATCGCCGCGATCTCGCTGCTCGTCGGTGGCGTCGGGGTCTCCAACATCATGCTGGTCAGCGTCCGGGAGCGGACCCGCGAGATCGGGCTGCGCAAGGCGCTGGGCGCCAGGCAGCGCGACATCCTGCTGCAGTTCCTCATCGAGGCGGTGCTGCTCTGCGTCGTCGGCGGGCTGATCGGGATCGGGCTCGGCGTCGGCGCCTCGCTGCTGGTGAGCTCGGTGTCGCCGCTCCCCGCGGTCATCGCGTGGTGGTCACCGGTCCTCGCCTTCGGGGTGTCGGCCGCGGTCGGCATCTTCTTCGGTGTCGCACCCGCCCGCCGGGCCGGACGCCTGGACCCGGTGGTCGCCCTCCGCACCGAGTGA
- a CDS encoding ABC transporter ATP-binding protein translates to MTGPVATLAAAEAVDVRRSYQLDGVSVEALRGVSLRVDEGEYVAIVGPSGSGKSTLMHLLGCLDRPTSGTLRVGGRDVSTMSDSELATLRNRTIGFVFQSFQLLTRTSALDNVSLPLVYRGVRGSARRDRAAAALESVGLGHRLGHRPGQLSGGEQQRVAIARALVGEPTLLLADEPTGNLDTRSGAEVMAVLERLNAERGVAVVVVTHDLEVAAMARRRVALRDGLVESDDGGVSHAGSTAVPS, encoded by the coding sequence GTGACCGGCCCCGTCGCGACGCTCGCGGCCGCCGAGGCCGTGGACGTGCGGCGCAGCTACCAGCTCGACGGAGTCTCGGTCGAGGCGCTGCGGGGCGTCAGCCTGCGCGTCGACGAGGGCGAGTACGTCGCCATCGTCGGTCCCTCGGGGTCCGGCAAGTCGACGCTCATGCACCTGCTCGGCTGCCTCGACCGGCCGACCTCGGGCACCCTGCGGGTGGGTGGGCGCGACGTGTCGACCATGTCGGACTCCGAGCTGGCGACCCTGCGCAACCGCACGATCGGCTTCGTGTTCCAGTCCTTCCAGCTGCTCACCCGCACCAGCGCCCTGGACAACGTCTCGCTCCCGCTGGTCTACCGCGGCGTGCGTGGGTCGGCCCGTCGCGACCGGGCGGCAGCCGCCCTCGAGTCGGTCGGTCTCGGGCACCGGCTCGGCCACCGGCCCGGGCAGCTGTCCGGCGGCGAGCAGCAGCGGGTGGCGATCGCGCGGGCGCTGGTCGGCGAGCCGACCCTGCTGCTGGCCGACGAGCCGACCGGCAACCTCGACACCCGCAGCGGCGCCGAGGTGATGGCGGTGCTCGAGCGGCTCAACGCCGAGCGCGGCGTCGCGGTCGTGGTCGTCACCCACGACCTCGAGGTGGCCGCGATGGCCCGACGCCGGGTCGCCCTGCGGGACGGGCTGGTCGAGTCCGACGACGGCGGCGTGTCCCACGCAGGCAGCACGGCGGTGCCGTCGTGA
- the larE gene encoding ATP-dependent sacrificial sulfur transferase LarE codes for MSRPSPHVAPPLVVGFDLDMTLIDSRPGIAVALDALSAETGVHIDSAAAVSRLGPPLDEELAYWFPADQVAPMADRFRALYPDLAITPTELLGGAREAVAAVHRHGGRVVVVTAKYEPNARLHLEHLGIEADEVVGWRWGPAKGEALREHGATVYVGDHVADVAGARASDALSVGVATGPVSADELRAAGADVVLEDLHGFAEWLDEHVLELRLAALDERLRELGSVLVAFSGGADSALLLAAAVRSLGADDVAAATAVSASLPGHELDAAAAFSADLGVRHLRPTTREMDRDGYRANDGDRCYFCKAELLDVLGPLAAEHGLAHVATGTNADDAVAGFRPGIRAAAERAAVTPLLDAGLTKAQVREASRRWGLPTWDKPAAACLSSRVAYGIEITPARLVRVDRAEAAAREALATAGLPVRDLRVRDLGDSARLEVDAGLVESVAAEGGVAAAVLAAGFEAVSVEPFRSGSMNDLLADPEPYR; via the coding sequence GTGTCGCGCCCGTCCCCTCACGTCGCCCCGCCGCTGGTCGTCGGGTTCGACCTCGACATGACCCTGATCGACTCGCGGCCGGGGATCGCGGTGGCGCTCGACGCCCTCTCGGCCGAGACCGGCGTGCACATCGACAGCGCGGCGGCCGTGAGCCGGCTCGGACCGCCGCTGGACGAGGAGCTCGCCTACTGGTTCCCGGCCGACCAGGTGGCCCCGATGGCCGACCGGTTCCGCGCGCTCTACCCCGACCTGGCGATCACGCCGACCGAGTTGCTGGGCGGCGCGCGCGAGGCTGTCGCCGCCGTGCACCGACACGGCGGCCGGGTCGTCGTGGTGACCGCGAAGTACGAGCCCAACGCCCGACTGCACCTCGAGCACCTCGGCATCGAGGCGGACGAGGTGGTCGGGTGGCGGTGGGGACCGGCCAAGGGCGAGGCGCTGCGCGAGCACGGTGCGACGGTCTATGTCGGCGACCACGTGGCCGACGTCGCCGGCGCCCGCGCGTCCGATGCGCTCAGCGTCGGGGTCGCTACCGGCCCGGTGAGCGCCGACGAGCTGCGCGCGGCCGGCGCCGACGTGGTCCTGGAGGACCTGCACGGCTTCGCGGAGTGGCTCGACGAGCACGTCCTCGAGCTGCGGCTGGCGGCCCTCGACGAGCGGTTGCGCGAGCTGGGCTCGGTGCTCGTCGCGTTCTCCGGCGGTGCGGACTCGGCGCTGCTGCTCGCTGCGGCCGTACGCAGCCTGGGTGCTGACGACGTCGCTGCTGCCACCGCCGTCAGCGCCAGCCTGCCCGGCCACGAGCTCGACGCGGCGGCCGCGTTCAGCGCGGACCTCGGCGTGCGCCACCTGCGGCCGACCACCCGCGAGATGGACCGCGACGGCTACCGCGCCAACGACGGCGACCGCTGCTACTTCTGCAAGGCCGAGCTGCTCGACGTCCTCGGCCCGCTGGCCGCCGAGCACGGTCTGGCCCATGTCGCGACCGGCACCAATGCCGACGACGCCGTCGCCGGCTTCCGGCCGGGCATCCGGGCCGCAGCGGAGCGGGCGGCGGTCACGCCGCTGCTGGACGCCGGGCTGACCAAGGCCCAGGTGCGCGAGGCCAGTCGTCGCTGGGGGCTGCCCACCTGGGACAAGCCGGCGGCCGCCTGCCTGTCCAGCCGGGTCGCCTACGGCATCGAGATCACCCCGGCCCGGCTGGTGCGGGTCGACCGCGCCGAGGCGGCGGCGCGCGAGGCGCTGGCCACCGCCGGCCTGCCGGTGCGTGACCTGCGGGTCCGCGACCTCGGCGACTCCGCCCGGCTGGAGGTCGACGCCGGGCTGGTCGAGTCCGTCGCCGCCGAGGGCGGGGTCGCTGCGGCCGTCCTGGCCGCCGGGTTCGAGGCCGTGTCGGTCGAGCCGTTCCGTTCTGGGTCGATGAACGACCTGCTGGCCGACCCCGAGCCCTACCGCTGA
- a CDS encoding phosphatase yields MTAPDRAALGAHLVESRIAGDVATSREDNLLKYGFLAAGVSKAMFGLTFAGSWGLGDILALMAERVGVSPDAGYLRGPDRIDPDLTIDGLDRMAGHLRSAARPGARVVVATGHPAGLLPVHLAVAAGLRRAGTEVLTPAAGFGYETTTRVGRVTRRIRYVADVAMVSTRGELNHTHSARPMEGILAALRDEGVDLPDLVVGDHGWVGGAGEAGVTSVGFADSNDPALFVGEKEGKVAVAVPLDDNVPPHLYQPVTAYLLAAAGLD; encoded by the coding sequence GTGACGGCACCGGACCGGGCAGCACTGGGCGCCCACCTCGTCGAGTCGCGCATCGCGGGTGACGTGGCGACCTCGCGCGAGGACAACCTGCTGAAGTACGGCTTCCTGGCGGCCGGGGTGTCGAAGGCGATGTTCGGGCTCACCTTCGCCGGGTCGTGGGGGCTCGGCGACATCCTGGCCCTGATGGCCGAGCGGGTGGGGGTGTCGCCGGACGCCGGCTACCTGCGCGGACCGGACCGGATCGACCCGGACCTGACGATCGACGGGCTGGACCGGATGGCCGGCCACCTGCGGTCGGCGGCCCGGCCGGGAGCGCGGGTGGTCGTCGCCACCGGGCACCCGGCGGGCCTGCTCCCGGTGCACCTCGCGGTGGCCGCCGGGCTGCGGCGAGCAGGCACCGAGGTGCTGACGCCGGCGGCCGGCTTCGGCTACGAGACCACCACCCGCGTCGGCCGGGTCACCCGGCGGATCCGCTATGTCGCCGACGTCGCGATGGTCAGCACCCGCGGCGAGCTCAACCACACGCACTCGGCCCGGCCGATGGAGGGCATCCTCGCGGCGCTGCGCGACGAGGGGGTTGACCTGCCGGACCTCGTGGTGGGCGACCACGGCTGGGTGGGGGGTGCCGGCGAGGCCGGCGTCACCTCGGTGGGCTTCGCCGACTCGAACGACCCGGCGCTGTTCGTCGGCGAGAAGGAGGGCAAGGTCGCCGTGGCGGTGCCGCTCGACGACAACGTGCCGCCGCACCTCTACCAGCCGGTCACCGCCTACCTGCTCGCCGCCGCCGGTCTGGACTGA
- a CDS encoding cold shock domain-containing protein — translation MPTGKVKWYDAEKGFGFLSRDDGGDVFVHQSALPAGVPALKPGSRVEFGIVDGKRGEQALTVTVLDPIPSVTASSRKPVDDMAVIVEDLIKLLDGVGNGLRRGRYPDRQVARKTAAVLRAVADDIEA, via the coding sequence GTGCCGACCGGCAAGGTGAAGTGGTACGACGCCGAGAAGGGCTTCGGCTTCCTTTCCCGCGACGACGGCGGTGACGTCTTCGTCCACCAGTCCGCGCTGCCCGCCGGTGTCCCGGCGCTCAAGCCGGGCAGCCGGGTCGAGTTCGGCATCGTCGACGGCAAGCGCGGCGAGCAGGCGCTCACCGTCACCGTGCTGGACCCGATCCCCTCGGTGACCGCGAGCAGCCGCAAGCCGGTCGACGACATGGCGGTCATCGTCGAGGACCTGATCAAGCTGCTCGACGGGGTCGGCAACGGCCTGCGCCGCGGCCGCTACCCGGACCGGCAGGTGGCCCGCAAGACCGCCGCCGTGCTGCGCGCGGTCGCGGACGACATCGAGGCCTAG
- a CDS encoding efflux RND transporter periplasmic adaptor subunit, with product MRPPARGGAAPWAATGVALALLLAGCSGDDSSDVRVAAVGRATVTEVVEAPAVVAARATASVSSAADGVVAELRVRDGAQVRRGQVLLRIESPSARRALRQALRADAQAASAGTGGSVPTLAGTTAADVTAQRAFDRARAAAERIPDPRARARALAALRVSQTQYDAARAQADQAAAQLAAGIGSLSDAVAALSAAQRVQTRAAVEAARRTVAALTVRAPIAGTVSLGGGDGDSASGTDDLVSQLPESLQSQAGAALGGSSGGSTVTSTVAEGAPVSSGQQLVTVTDASTLSLTAQVDETDVLLVDPGVVATAELDAVPDATYDSTVTAIDPTPTTSTRGGVSYVVRLSLDRGTTAAGETAPVPRPGMSAVVDLRVRTARDVVAVPAPAVFRDGQRDVVWAVTNGTVRQRPVRLGAQGESRIEVLEGLEEGERIVVRGADRVREGQQVP from the coding sequence ATGAGACCACCGGCGCGCGGCGGCGCGGCCCCCTGGGCTGCGACCGGCGTCGCGCTGGCCCTCCTGCTCGCCGGCTGCTCAGGCGACGACTCGTCCGACGTGCGGGTCGCCGCTGTCGGCCGCGCGACGGTGACCGAGGTCGTCGAGGCCCCGGCGGTCGTGGCGGCGCGGGCCACCGCGTCGGTGAGCTCCGCGGCCGACGGCGTGGTCGCCGAGCTGCGGGTCCGTGACGGCGCGCAGGTCCGGCGCGGCCAGGTGCTGCTGCGCATCGAGTCGCCCTCGGCCCGGCGCGCATTGCGCCAGGCGCTGCGGGCCGACGCGCAGGCGGCGTCGGCCGGGACGGGCGGGTCGGTCCCGACCCTGGCCGGCACCACGGCGGCCGACGTCACCGCGCAGCGGGCGTTCGACCGGGCACGGGCGGCGGCCGAGCGCATTCCGGACCCGCGGGCCCGGGCCCGGGCGCTCGCCGCGCTGCGGGTCTCGCAGACGCAGTACGACGCGGCCCGCGCCCAGGCCGACCAGGCCGCCGCCCAGCTCGCGGCCGGCATCGGGTCGCTCTCCGACGCGGTGGCCGCCCTCTCGGCCGCCCAGCGGGTGCAGACCCGGGCGGCCGTCGAGGCGGCCCGCCGCACGGTGGCTGCCCTCACCGTCCGCGCACCGATCGCCGGCACGGTGTCCCTCGGCGGCGGTGACGGCGACAGCGCGTCGGGCACCGACGACCTGGTCTCGCAGCTGCCGGAGAGCCTGCAGTCGCAGGCCGGCGCGGCGCTCGGCGGCTCCAGCGGCGGCAGCACGGTCACCTCGACCGTCGCCGAAGGGGCTCCGGTCAGCTCCGGGCAGCAGCTCGTCACGGTGACCGACGCGTCGACCCTGTCGCTCACCGCGCAGGTGGACGAGACCGACGTGCTGCTGGTCGACCCGGGCGTCGTCGCAACGGCGGAGCTCGACGCGGTGCCCGACGCGACCTACGACTCGACGGTCACCGCGATCGACCCGACGCCGACCACGTCGACGCGCGGCGGCGTGAGCTACGTCGTGCGACTCTCCCTCGACCGCGGCACCACCGCGGCCGGTGAGACCGCGCCGGTCCCGCGGCCGGGCATGAGCGCGGTCGTCGACCTGCGGGTGCGCACCGCCAGGGACGTGGTGGCGGTCCCTGCGCCGGCCGTCTTCCGCGACGGGCAGCGGGACGTGGTGTGGGCGGTGACCAACGGCACCGTCCGGCAGCGCCCGGTGCGTCTGGGGGCGCAGGGCGAGAGCCGGATCGAGGTCCTCGAGGGGCTCGAGGAGGGGGAGCGGATCGTGGTGCGCGGCGCCGACCGGGTCCGCGAGGGGCAGCAGGTCCCGTGA
- a CDS encoding acetoin utilization protein AcuC translates to MSGTVLVPWDEAVLGYDLGPEHPLNPLRLDLTMRLARDLGVLDLPAVRMVRPEPATDDLIGLVHDADYVAAVKKAGADPSHPDLSHGIGSADTPAFRDMHEASALVVGATVEAARAVWAGEVEHAVNVAGGLHHAMPGAASGFCVYNDPAVAIAWLLEQGAERVAYVDVDVHHGDGVERAFWDEPRVLTVSLHESGRYLFPGTGFPDDVGGPAADGSAVNVALPPGTIDPGWLRAFHAVVPPLLAEFRPQVLVTQHGCDSHLLDPLAHLGLTVDGQRRSYLALHDLAHEHAGGRWVACGGGGYELAQVVPRAWTHLLAVAAGTPLDPATDVPEGWREYVVERYGLTPPQRMTDGRTPTWADWHDGFDPADPVDRAVLATQRAVFPSHGLGGLLAL, encoded by the coding sequence ATGAGCGGGACGGTGCTGGTGCCGTGGGACGAGGCCGTCCTCGGCTACGACCTCGGCCCCGAGCACCCGCTCAACCCGCTGCGGCTCGACCTCACGATGCGGCTGGCCCGCGACCTGGGCGTGCTCGACCTGCCGGCCGTCCGCATGGTGCGGCCCGAGCCGGCGACGGACGACCTGATCGGTCTTGTGCACGACGCGGACTACGTCGCGGCGGTCAAGAAGGCCGGCGCCGACCCGTCGCACCCCGACCTCTCGCACGGCATCGGCAGCGCCGACACCCCGGCGTTCCGGGACATGCACGAGGCCTCGGCACTTGTGGTCGGCGCGACCGTCGAGGCCGCCCGCGCGGTGTGGGCCGGCGAGGTCGAGCACGCGGTCAACGTCGCCGGCGGCCTGCACCACGCGATGCCCGGCGCGGCCAGCGGCTTCTGCGTCTACAACGACCCCGCCGTGGCGATCGCCTGGCTGCTCGAGCAGGGCGCCGAGCGGGTCGCCTACGTCGACGTCGACGTGCACCACGGCGACGGCGTCGAGCGCGCGTTCTGGGACGAGCCGCGGGTGCTGACGGTGTCACTGCACGAGAGCGGGCGCTATCTCTTCCCCGGCACCGGCTTCCCGGACGACGTGGGCGGCCCGGCCGCCGACGGCTCGGCCGTCAACGTCGCGCTGCCGCCCGGCACCATCGACCCCGGCTGGCTGCGCGCCTTCCACGCGGTGGTGCCGCCGCTGCTCGCCGAGTTCCGCCCCCAGGTGCTCGTGACCCAGCACGGCTGCGACAGCCACCTGCTCGACCCGCTGGCCCACCTCGGCCTGACCGTCGACGGCCAGCGCCGGTCGTACCTCGCTCTGCACGACCTCGCGCACGAGCACGCCGGCGGCCGGTGGGTCGCGTGTGGGGGCGGCGGTTACGAGCTCGCCCAAGTGGTGCCGCGAGCCTGGACCCACCTGCTGGCGGTGGCCGCCGGCACGCCGCTGGACCCGGCGACCGACGTGCCGGAGGGATGGCGGGAGTACGTCGTCGAGCGCTACGGCCTGACGCCCCCGCAGCGGATGACCGACGGACGCACGCCCACCTGGGCCGACTGGCACGACGGGTTCGACCCGGCCGACCCGGTGGACCGCGCGGTCCTGGCCACCCAGCGGGCGGTCTTCCCGTCGCACGGCCTCGGCGGGCTGCTCGCACTGTGA
- a CDS encoding MFS transporter, with product MPAQSTRPPMPRNARLMLVGVAIDALGVGLVLPFLVIYLHEVRDISLPTVGVLAALPAVVALVLVGPIGILIDRLGPRRVQIAAVVCSGLGALALAGAEGVGVAALAMVLTGVGHAAFWPANQSLVAAVLPSEQRARFFGVSFTLLNAGIGIGGVIGALYVSVDDPSTFTTVYVLDAVSFLGPLLVLSWPLRHVGGPVAVPDHAADGGSYREVLGDPVFRRLLAVVFFSAFVGYGQLEAGWTAYSRVVAEVSTRTIGIAFAVNTAVIVLLQLVVLKAIDGRRRTRVLGLLAIVWAVAWLVMGLAGTVPGTTAAAVLVVVSIGVFALGETLLSPVAPAITNDLASEHLRGRYNAAGSLAFQVAAVAAPTSAGFLIGHDMPVTYVLTLLLGSAAFGVLALRMEPVLPPAANGLHVDAAELGATEGLTAGAPAPAASS from the coding sequence ATGCCTGCGCAGAGCACCCGCCCGCCGATGCCGCGCAACGCGAGGCTGATGCTGGTCGGCGTCGCGATCGACGCGCTCGGCGTCGGGCTGGTGCTGCCGTTCCTCGTGATCTACCTGCACGAGGTCCGCGACATCTCGCTGCCGACCGTCGGCGTGCTGGCCGCGCTGCCCGCCGTCGTGGCGCTCGTGCTGGTCGGGCCGATCGGCATCCTGATCGACCGCCTCGGCCCGCGACGGGTGCAGATCGCCGCGGTGGTCTGCTCGGGCCTGGGTGCGCTGGCCCTGGCGGGGGCGGAGGGGGTCGGCGTGGCCGCCCTGGCGATGGTGCTGACCGGTGTCGGCCACGCCGCGTTCTGGCCGGCCAACCAGTCGCTGGTCGCCGCGGTGCTGCCCAGCGAGCAGCGCGCAAGGTTCTTCGGCGTCTCGTTCACGCTGCTCAACGCGGGCATCGGCATCGGCGGAGTCATCGGTGCCCTCTACGTGTCCGTCGACGATCCCTCGACGTTCACGACGGTCTATGTGCTCGACGCGGTCAGCTTCCTGGGGCCGTTGCTCGTGCTGTCCTGGCCCCTGCGCCACGTCGGCGGCCCGGTCGCGGTGCCCGACCACGCGGCGGACGGCGGGTCCTACCGCGAGGTGCTGGGCGACCCGGTGTTCCGCCGGCTGCTGGCCGTGGTCTTCTTCTCGGCGTTCGTCGGCTACGGGCAGCTCGAGGCCGGCTGGACGGCGTACAGCCGGGTGGTCGCCGAGGTGTCGACCCGCACGATCGGCATCGCCTTCGCCGTCAACACCGCGGTGATCGTGCTGCTGCAGCTGGTCGTGCTCAAGGCGATCGACGGACGCCGACGGACCCGGGTGCTCGGCCTTTTGGCGATCGTCTGGGCGGTGGCCTGGCTGGTCATGGGGCTGGCCGGCACGGTGCCCGGCACCACCGCGGCCGCCGTCCTCGTCGTGGTGTCGATCGGTGTCTTCGCCCTGGGTGAGACGCTGCTCTCCCCGGTCGCGCCGGCCATCACCAACGACCTGGCCTCCGAGCACCTGCGTGGGCGCTACAACGCGGCGGGCTCGCTGGCCTTCCAGGTGGCGGCGGTCGCCGCCCCCACGTCGGCCGGCTTCCTCATCGGCCACGACATGCCCGTGACGTACGTCCTCACGCTGCTGCTCGGGTCGGCGGCCTTCGGGGTGCTCGCGCTGCGCATGGAGCCCGTGCTGCCGCCCGCGGCCAACGGGCTGCACGTCGACGCGGCCGAGCTCGGCGCCACCGAGGGGCTCACGGCCGGCGCGCCAGCTCCTGCTGCCTCGTCGTGA